The proteins below are encoded in one region of Apium graveolens cultivar Ventura chromosome 4, ASM990537v1, whole genome shotgun sequence:
- the LOC141718493 gene encoding protein FAR1-RELATED SEQUENCE 5-like: MRENEEDYVIINLKRPMKMHTTLEYHASCIYTKEMFKRFQDELVESSKYFVEKDRQACEEGEIMGDVYTYCSCYRPMSEPTRRNVYFVASEKVSFLGMCMCRMFEHSGLPCRHLLAVFTKKRFSEISPYFINSRWTIHANRVDGVLPYNLDVGQSHKMTSTDRFNSMTMLTMSFCQSSIASKEQYDYAVGVMNQEIPILKRMSVDVIKSYESNSHAPNASAHEEPILDHIMS; encoded by the coding sequence ATGAGGGAGAATGAAGAAGATTATGTCATAATTAATCTAAAGCGTCCCATGAAAATGCATACCACTTTGGAGTATCATGCTTCTTGTATTTACACTAAGGAAATGTTTAAAAGATTTCAAGATGAATTGGTTGAGTCTTCAAAATACTTTGTTGAAAAAGATCGACAAGCTTGTGAAGAAGGTGAGATAATGGGGGATGTCTATACGTACTGTAGTTGTTATAGGCCCATGTCCGAGCCTACAAGAAGAAATGTTTATTTTGTGGCATCCGAGAAAGTAAGCTTTTTGGGAATGTGTATGTGCAGAATGTTTGAACATTCGGGGCTACCTTGTAGACACCTATTGGCGGTCTTCACTAAGAAACGGTTTTCGGAAATTTCCCCGTATTTTATAAACTCAAGGTGGACAATTCAtgccaatagagttgatggtgttTTGCCTTATAATTTGGATGTTGGACAAAGTCATAAGATGACCTCAACCGATCGATTTAATAGCATGACAATGTTAACCATGAGTTTTTGTCAAAGTAGCATTGCATCCAAGGAGCAGTATGATTATGCCGTTGGAGTGATGAATCAAGAAATACCAATTCTCAAAAGAATGAGCGTTGATGTAATTAAATCTTACGAAAGCAATTCTCATGCTCCAAATGCAAGTGCTCATGAAGAACCAATTCTTGACCATATTATGTCCTAA